A genome region from Solanum pennellii chromosome 12, SPENNV200 includes the following:
- the LOC107005439 gene encoding uncharacterized protein LOC107005439: MEEGGLSQSGEEPKSWDELYNVNLMPSEIFLKFRKEIEGYRVGVNLEFYNAPYNEYLAKLVLKPLAPERRWKFIYEPLHHEVRLLSKKIPVTKFLNLQVGVGHSFQLQATGWKWKLTSCFGGDGISSIRNKTSLGLCPGVDFRFGWKADYVFPEVTGALGTGEPLFNMNSGRLQASLDRVEAIFSQ, from the exons ATGGAGGAGGGCGGTTTGAGTCAAAGTGGAGAAGAACCTAAATCATGGGATGAGCTTTACAATGTCAATCTGATGCCTTCGGAGATTTTTCTCAAGTTCAGAAAAGAAATTGAGGGCTATCGAGTTGGTGTTAACTTGGAG TTTTACAATGCCCCATACAATGAATATCTGGCTAAGCTGGTCTTAAAACCTTTAGCCCCTGAGCGGAGATGGAAGTTCATATATGAGCCTTTGCATCATGAAGTCCGTCTTCTTTCCAAGAAGATCCCGGTGAcaaaatttctaaatcttcAG GTTGGTGTAGGCCATAGCTTTCAGTTGCAGGCAACAGGTTGGAAATGGAAGCTCACGTCTTGTTTCGGCGGAGATGGTATCTCCAGCATCCGGAATAAAACATCTCTTGGATTATGTCCTGGTGTGGATTTCCGTTTTGGATGGAAAGCAGATTATGTATTTCCAGAAGTTACTGG GGCTTTAGGCACTGGTGAACCGTTGTTCAATATGAATTCTGGACGACTACAAGCGTCACTGGATAGAGTGGAGGCCATCTTTTCCCAATAA
- the LOC107005619 gene encoding mediator of RNA polymerase II transcription subunit 20a-like yields MPIKWVLHWQPNAGTTVNSQILTEVSQCVESINGVKEGRWKDTLSFYKPMLRVEQANSLEFPRDFLGISLQEQPNKYYMVIRGQRLIIEAESSIQTIMEKLQSYKTRVALNFEGFQYQLGDFQLRVGKVVTIHSENLRGIVMEMEYLPISSWKTSHQIMGEFFDIWQEALGKRSLPGHFVHVEPNFSEYGLSDQYTSQHTAVQYASIMAQMIATAQSSQPMRN; encoded by the exons ATGCCAATCAAATG GGTTTTGCACTGGCAACCAAATGCAGGGACAACAGTGAACAGTCAAATACTGACAGAAGTATCTCAATGTGTTGAGAGCATCAATGGTGTTAAAGAAGGAAGGTGGAAAGACACTCTTAGTTTCTATAAACCCATGCTTAGAG tcgAACAAGCAAATTCACTGGAGTTTCCCCGAGATTTTCTGGGGATTTCACTTCAAGAACAGCCCAACAAGTATTACATGGTAATTAGAGGGCAACGGTTGATCATTGAAGCAGAGTCATCAATTCAGACGATAATGGAGAAGTTGCAGTCATACAAAACGAGGGTTGCACTTAATTTTGAG GGATTTCAGTATCAACTTGGTGACTTCCAGCTGCGAGTGGGGAAAGTTGTTACAATACACTCTGAGAACTTGAGGGGAATAGTTATGGAG ATGGAGTATCTTCCGATTTCCTCATGGAAGACATCGCACCAAATTATGGGTGAATTCTTCGACATATGGCAGGAAGCTCTTGGAAAACGATCATTACCAGGTCATTTTGTGCACGTTGAACCAAATTTTTCAGAGTATGGTCTCTCTGATCAATACACTTCACAGCACACGGCTGTACAGTATGCTAGTATCATGGCTCAAATGATAGCAACAGCTCAATCATCACAACCAATGAGAAATTAG
- the LOC107005429 gene encoding protein FIP1-like produces MSTEIHSSSISESPDGNSLFVDVLHEAPLSGHRKPTSLIGSIFYCFLLAGFAVLAVGATWIFHPIERLVFPLLCSCNAALLLVTGIFQQYLVYQVKKIRLQGYYIFSQKLKHIIRLPFATIAYGTAAMLLVMVWDPHIGILSMLTLFRIVMLTEVVCVSSFMTVYIGCVHQYNSLDSQPDVLKSLYSPLQPSSSLEGLRYQDGGRLSDQQMALLQYQQENIHFLGEEILRLQETLSKYERCNDGSAPQVDLAHLLATRDQELRTLKAEMNQLQSELRLARSIVEEKDAEIQRIRNANNQYVEENERLRAILGEWSSRAAKLERALELERMSNLELQKNITTLKIQMCE; encoded by the exons ATGTCTACGGAAATacattcttcttcaatttcagAATCACCAGATGGAAACAGTCT GTTTGTGGACGTACTGCATGAAGCACCTCTATCCGGTCATAGGAAGCCTACGAGCCTTATTGGGAGTATTTTCTACTGTTTCTTATTG GCAGGCTTTGCTGTTTTGGCGGTGGGAGCTACATGGATATTTCACCCCATAGAAAGATTAGTGTTCCCACTTCTTTGCAGTTGTAATGCTGCCCTCCTTCTTGTCACAG GCATTTTTCAGCAATATTTGGTCTATCAAGTCAAGAAAATACGGTTACAG GGGTACTATATTTTCAGCCAGAAACTGAAGCACATTATTCGCCTACCATTTGCTACAATCGCATATG GAACTGCTGCGATGCTGCTTGTCATGGTTTGGGACCCACATATTGGCATCCTCTCTATGTTGACACTATTCAG GATTGTCATGCTGACGGAAGTAGTATGTGTTAGTTCTTTCATGACAGTCTATATTG GTTGCGTTCACCAGTACAATTCATTGGATTCCCAGCCTGATGTTTTAAAATCACTTTATTCTCCACTTCAACCATCAAGTTCTCTGGAAGGTTTGAG GTACCAGGATGGTGGTCGACTATCAGATCAGCAGATGGCGTTGTTGCAATATCAGCAAGAAAATATACACTTTTTGGGTGAGGAG ATTCTTAGACTGCAAGAAACCTTGAGCAAATACGAAAGATGTAATGATGGGAGTGCACCTCAG GTAGATCTTGCTCACCTGTTGGCAACTCGAGATCAAGAGTTACGTACTCTCAAAGCTGAG ATGAATCAATTACAATCTGAGCTTAGGCTTGCTCGATCTATTGTAGAGGAGAAGGATGCTGAGATTCAGCGTATTCGCAATGCAAACAATCAG TATGTAGAAGAAAACGAGAGGCTCAGAGCTATTTTGGGAGAATGGAGCAGCCGAGCAGCTAAG CTCGAACGTGCTTTGGAGCTGGAAAGGATGTCAAACTTGGAACTGCAGAAAAATATAACCACACTGAAGATTCAAATGTGTGAATAG